In Aedes albopictus strain Foshan chromosome 3, AalbF5, whole genome shotgun sequence, the following are encoded in one genomic region:
- the LOC115262731 gene encoding serine palmitoyltransferase 1 — MVTTPYIINELYDIIQKSTALELTLEALLAFGVIWIVLYKRNGKRERRSAEQKSKLIEEWTPEPLVGSVPENHPALHTHVVTGKVGKVINIDGQKCLNMASHNYLGLLEDENIQQAAIKSLRKYGVGSCGPRGFYGTLDVHLDLEERLAKFMEVEEAVVYSYAFSTIASAIPAYAKRGDVIFVDEFANFAIQKGLDASRSRIVFFKHNDMEDLERLLKEQAVEDKRNPKKAARTRRFLVVEAIYMNTGEVCPLPQLVELRKRYKLRMFLDESISFGVLGQHGRGSIEHFNVDKIEVDLRSAGMEWAAGTIGGFCAGSSFIVEHQRLSGLGYCFSASLPPLLAQAAISALDRFENEPKIFAELRTCCQKVSQKLPTLTDFTFRGDPLSPVKHLYLKKESDPVTEKQILDRISQECIKTGLAVIAAEYLEHMEKRCPRPSIRLTVNRLLTDSDIDDAFRILRQAAAKVLSET; from the exons ATGGTAACGACACCATACATCATCAATGAACTCTACGACATCATACAGAAG TCGACGGCCCTCGAGCTGACGTTGGAGGCCTTGCTAGCTTTCGGTGTCATATGGATAGTGCTCTACAAACGCAACGGTAAACGAGAGAGGCGATCAGCAGAGCAGAAGTCAAAGCTGATAGAGGAATGGACACCGGAACCGTTGGTGGGCAGTGTGCCGGAAAATCATCCGGCCCTGCACACGCACGTGGTCACCGGTAAGGTCGGCAAGGTGATCAACATCGACGGACAGAAGTGCCTGAACATGGCGTCGCACAACTACTTGGGACTGCTGGAGGACGAAAACATTCAGCAGGCGGCCATTAAAAGTCTACGGAAGTACGGCGTGGGCTCTTGTGGGCCTCGTGGATTCTACGGAACGCTGGATGTCCATCTGGATCTGGAGGAACGGTTGGCCAAGTTTATGGAGGTTGAGGAAGCCGTCGTGTACTCGTATGCCTTCTCAACCATTGCCAGTGCGATTCCTGCGTACGCCAAGCGAGGAGACGTCATTTTTGT GGACGAATTCGCAAACTTTGCCATCCAGAAGGGCCTGGATGCCTCTCGCAGTCGAATTGTTTTCTTCAAACACAACGACATGGAAGATCTGGAACGGCTACTAAAGGAGCAAGCCGTCGAGGACAAACGAAACCCGAAGAAGGCAGCCCGTACGAGACGCTTCCTGGTAGTGGAAGCCATCTACATGAACACCGGTGAAGTCTGTCCTCTGCCGCAGTTGGTTGAACTGCGGAAGCGGTACAAGCTGCGAATGTTCCTGGATGAGAGCATATCGTTCGGAGTGCTGGGCCAGCACGGCCGAGGATCGATCGAACATTTCAACGTCGAT AAAATCGAAGTCGATCTCCGATCGGCCGGTATGGAGTGGGCTGCCGGAACCATCGGTGGCTTCTGCGCCGGATCGTCGTTCATCGTAGAGCATCAGCGTCTGTCCGGGCTAGGTTATTGCTTCTCGGCTTCCCTGCCACCGCTGCTGGCCCAGGCTGCCATCAGTGCACTGGATCGATTCGAAAATGAGCCAAAGATTTTCGCTGAGCTCAGGACGTGCTGCCAGAAGGTTTCCCA GAAACTACCAACCCTCACTGATTTTACCTTCCGAGGGGATCCGCTCTCGCCAGTGAAACATCTGTACCTGAAAAAAGAATCAGATCCAGTGACCGAGAAACAGATACTCGATAGGATATCACAAGAG TGCATTAAAACCGGACTGGCCGTCATAGCCGCGGAGTATCTGGAACACATGGAGAAACGCTGCCCCCGGCCGAGCATCCGGTTGACCGTGAACCGTTTGCTGACCGATTCCGACATAGACGACGCATTCCGGATTTTGCGGCAAGCGGCCGCCAAGGTTCTTTCCGAGACGTAA
- the LOC134290818 gene encoding uncharacterized protein LOC134290818 — translation MKPTTNSTLPDDPFIIRMSIEDAVGAIEDARPEARGARYVLNTAITIEFHETLNIRKCTVTCHSGKHLSDNVLTGLGSQRVINVRRFTRRDPTDKKKFVPTNAMVLTFQGTTVPEYIYFGYEKVATHPYYPSPLQCSECHRFRHTRKFCTEAALCADCSSEHVDESTPCSADPLCINCSGPHSSRSRDCPVKISETKIVKIKVDQDVTYTEARKVHESRKEQGPTMSSTVNDLQKKLQEKDQEIAKLRTLLQNLIREVADLKKQNQQPASTAKETEDGQKMDTTKEQKNSKRQRSKDISPINSRDHGRNSPSMKKSSGKNRNAHSPTIPTKERSDPTSEDSIHSCISPTHSGSESEFKEFNL, via the coding sequence ATGAAGCCTACCACAAACAGCACATTGCCCGATGACCCTTTCATTATTCGAATGTCCATTGAGGATGCTGTGGGTGCCATCGAAGATGCCCGCCCTGAAGCAAGAGGTGCTCGCTATGTCCTGAATACGGCTATCACAATTGAGTTCCATGAAACACTCAATATCAGAAAATGCACGGTGACCTGCCATTCTGGCAAGCACCTTTCTGATAATGTACTGACTGGTCTAGGTTCGCAACGGGTTATCAATGTACGACGCTTTACCAGAAGAGATCCGACGGATAAGAAGAAGTTTGTTCCAACAAATGCCATGGTTTTGACGTTCCAGGGAACCACCGTCCCCGAGTACATCTACTTCGGGTATGAGAAAGTAGCCACTCACCCCTACTACCCATCGCCTTTACAATGCTCTGAATGCCACAGGTTCAGACACACACGAAAATTCTGTACGGAGGCTGCATTGTGTGCGGATTGCTCTTCGGAGCACGTCGATGAATCAACGCCTTGCTCAGCTGATCCCCTCTGCATCAATTGCAGCGGGCCCCACAGCTCCAGGTCAAGGGATTGTCCAGTCAAAATCAGCGAGACGAAGATAGTTAAGATTAAGGTTGATCAGGATGTAACGTACACGGAGGCTCGGAAGGTCCATGAATCCCGTAAAGAACAAGGACCAACAATGAGCTCGACCGTCAACGATCTGCAGAAGAAGTTACAGGAAAAGGACCAGGAAATCGCCAAATTGAGAACTTTGTTGCAAAATCTGATCAGGGAAGTTGCAGATCTCAAGAAGCAAAATCAACAACCAGCATCAACAGCTAAGGAAACAGAAGATGGTCAGAAAATGGACACAACCAAGGAGCAGAAAAATTCTAAGCGTCAACGAAGCAAGGATATTTCACCGATTAACTCACGCGACCATGGTAGGAATTCTCCGTCCATGAAGAAATCATCAGGTAAAAATCGAAACGCTCACTCACCGACCATACCAACCAAGGAACGGTCGGACCCAACCTCGGAAGACAGTATCCACAGCTGCATCTCTCCCACTCACAGTGGGAGTGAGTCTGAGTTCAAGGAGTTTAATCTTTAG